The nucleotide window AATTGAAGAAGAGtataaaaagaaatttttacaaaataataatgtagaCGAATATTTTGATGATACTACATTTGTAGcatcaaataataaatcagaaaataaaaatacacaaataaaagaaaaaagtaaaaaagaaaaattatttttatacaaaattatatcCCCTGTAATAGATTTAggaaaacatttttattcatcattaacattaatatatgaaccCAAGTTATATCAcctttctctttttttaacGTTGTTATGgggttataaaaatattaaatatataaataaattattagtccataaatataatgatatacATTATCAAATAACTCGACCTGATTCTTTAAATAGTCGACACAAAGCTTTTAAAGTTTTAGCAATAGGCGGATCAATCATACCATGTTCAGTTATTGCACTTTCAATATATGAcatgaaaaaagaaaaaaataattcaatgttcataaaaaatatagaatcaACATTTTCTCAACGGGATACTAATCCGCTCATGCCATACACAGTCAAAAGGAATTTCTCCAAAAAGGTTTCCATATTTATGTTTGTCATTTATGTTTGTCATTTATGTTTGTCATTTAtgtttgttatttatatttgttatttttatatgtatcattGCTCCACTTTTCCATTCCTCCACTTTGCCATTTTTTCACACTGTAGGTTCAATGCTTAAAGGAAAGGCTCCTATTTTTTGCTAAAGATTTAGcggaaaataataattttaaaaagttGTCAAAAGAATACCATACTAATATTAACAAGCGACTAAACAGCcactattttaaaaaagacaaaatgagttaaaaaattatttcccTATTCAATGACACATATCatcccattttttttttttgtacttatttttatttatttgtcgAAATATTcttttcatttaaattttgttttatacTTTTTGCCATTTGTTTTAAATGCTCATTTCCTGATAAATTTGCCcctaaaaaattatgtacaaaattaaaaaaaaaaaaaaaaaatgaatgcatatatatacacatactatttatcatatacaattttataaaataacttttttttttttttttttgtaataataaaacaaaccAAGATAggaatgaaaattataaggaTTCAGATTATTGATAGGTTCGCCATTTCTATAAATACAATCAAAATCTCCAATTCGGTCCATTTGtggtatattatatttttcaatatttatcAAAGTCATTAATTCATCTaagatattaaattttaaatcatAATCCTCTTTAGTATTCGAAGAAAAAGATGGAGAAGAATTTACTTCAATTAACCATggttttaaattattatcaatAAGTATATCAAATCCATATAATTCAAAACAAtgtttatcatttattataattttatgaaCAGCTAAAAATGATTGTATTATacaattttctatattttgtattaatTCCATTATCTTATCATATCCATATCTattaatcatatatataaataattctcTTATGAACCATTTCCCCCCTACAGTATTATCATATCCTTCtgcatttttttgtattgcTACATTTGTTAAATGCATTgttatatcatttatattatttttttcatttttaaaatatctaTGAGAAAATCGAGCAAACCCGCTcctatgtatataaatagttagTGGATAATATGACAAAATTAACACATATAAACGTATATCAAATTTTTTCCCTCCAATTAATAGAGGATTAGGAATATATTCTTGTGCAACATATAGTTCAAGTTTATCACGTTCGATTTCTTTTCCTTTGTCTTTATCTCGATCTTTTATCCTCTCCttatctttttcattttctcgGTTCTTATCTTCAATGATCCTATTTTTAGCACCATTACTCCAATCTTTTATTTGTgaaattttatcaaaaagaaaaattccTTTTCCTTGTGATTTTCCAATCGGTTTCATGATCCATATTCgattgcttttttttttatattcttctaaaaatattttatattcgAGCGGTAAAACAAATGTAAGTGGCGTTATATCAAGTTTTTTCAATTCTTCACTATTTTGCGTTTTTCCATACAACTTTTTTAGTCTTTTTATATTCTTGGCTAGTAGGTCTTTACGAGTCAGCTAAAGAAATATGGCCGAAATGAGCGAAATGAGCGAAATATGACCGGAATATATCCatggtatatatatatatctcaTTCGACTCACAATGCACACATACACACtagtatataattaaacCTATGCTTGGAAATAAccaaaaatgataaaaatacagATAACATTTAtgcacacacacacacaatTTTTACAGTgctttaaaaataaatttagtaaaggaaaaaaaattatttctattttcccatttattaatttatccATTTTACTCACTTCATAATAATTTCTAAAATGGTTCACATATTGATCATTTTTAAGGGAAAGAGTGTCATATACTTCATTTATCCAATCCTTTTCAGACCAACATAAATTCCATTCCGTTTCACTtgtaatgaaaaaaaaatatatatgttttatttttcctattttttagttatattttcacatataaaaacaattGTTTAATACATTCTCTGGcaatattaaaataacacaaaaatagacaaaaaaaatttaatgaacgtaatatataatactgtGTGGTGAGCTCCCATTCCCTGTGCAAAAACACATCATAAATTGTGTTACGAAAATCCGttctaaattttataaccCTGATGAAAAATTAAACGACATTGATCATGTATTTTTAGAAAATACTGAAAAAGACAATTTTAAGGTAGCTTGCACATAGGACAAataaaatgagaaaaaataatcaaacaAAGAAATGCAAAAATTTGATATACAAAACTTGAATGAAATGAATACTTATTTGAAGGAAACAGCTCtctaaaatatatagacattttttttagctaGCTATATTgataagttaaaaaaaatagctaaaaAATAGCTAAAAAATGGCTAAAAaatagctaaaaaaatagataaaaaaatagataaaaaaaatagttaaaaagaAAAGTGGCTACAGCTAGCTCAAAACATTACGcgtaaatataatatttgtgtggtgattcaaaaaaaaaaaaaaaatgcaaataaGTTAATAGcttgttatatatacaaatttaattGTATGTATATCAAATTTTTAAGAGGTTAATTTTTCTCATTTGTTTATAtcaacaaaaataaaatatttcaaaatatttttcccaaggtaaaaaaaaaagacattGAAAAAGAAGCAAATCtacgaaaaaataataatatattaacattGTATTGAACTTtgtcaaaaaaataatatatataacattgtaataaaaattatcaaaaataaaatcataatttttgtaaTCAACTATATTCACATGTGTGTGCAAGGAGATATATTTCTCCTCTTTCT belongs to Plasmodium yoelii strain 17X genome assembly, chromosome: 11 and includes:
- a CDS encoding tubulin--tyrosine ligase, putative — translated: MSIYFRELFPSNKVIKFRTDFRNTIYDVFLHREWELTTHETEWNLCWSEKDWINEVYDTLSLKNDQYVNHFRNYYELTRKDLLAKNIKRLKKLYGKTQNSEELKKLDITPLTFVLPLEYKIFLEEYKKKSNRIWIMKPIGKSQGKGIFLFDKISQIKDWSNGAKNRIIEDKNRENEKDKERIKDRDKDKGKEIERDKLELYVAQEYIPNPLLIGGKKFDIRLYVLILSYYPLTIYIHRSGFARFSHRYFKNEKNNINDITMHLTNVAIQKNAEGYDNTVGGKWFIRELFIYMINRYGYDKIMELIQNIENCIIQSFLAVHKIIINDKHCFELYGFDILIDNNLKPWLIEVNSSPSFSSNTKEDYDLKFNILDELMTLINIEKYNIPQMDRIGDFDCIYRNGEPINNLNPYNFHSYLGANLSGNEHLKQMAKSIKQNLNEKNISTNK